The following are encoded together in the Mesoplodon densirostris isolate mMesDen1 chromosome 2, mMesDen1 primary haplotype, whole genome shotgun sequence genome:
- the LOC132476313 gene encoding NUT family member 2G-like: MAVSFPPPIPGAQHRPPWEQHLPPLIAPAFPPGSGLLLPAFPRMPLVANGGCGPRAPGACNFTVRVRSQGRPVQAPQTPTFIVPQGPLNWSAPGALSGSAACPAPIFLATPAMETIVTAPAVGVTQAGRGGWTPGFPPQAPPPAAQMAPNIRPVNSGPWPHGTSREGSLDTNQPYASQEDCSNHQSVYSNFRRWQRLKPLARRHLPQSPDAEALSCFLM; this comes from the coding sequence ATGGCAGTGTCCTTTCCTCCACCCATTCCTGGCGCCCAGCACCGGCCCCCCTGGGAGCAGCACCTGCCACCTCTCATCGCCCCCGCATTCCCTCCTGGCAGCGGCCTGCTGCTGCCGGCTTTCCCCAGGATGCCTTTGGTGGCTAACGGTGGCTGTGGCCCCCGTGCCCCTGGGGCTTGCAACTTCACTGTCCGAGTCAGGTCACAAGGGAGGCCAGTGCAGGCCCCCCAGACTCCGACCTTTATCGTTCCTCAGGGCCCCCTCAACTGGAGCGCTCCAGGGGCCCTCAGCGGGAGTGCTGCATGTCCTGCACCCATATTCTTAGCCACCCCTGCGATGGAGACCATTGTGACTGCTCCAGCTGTTGGAGTTACTCAGGCTGGCAGGGGAGGCTGGACCCCAGGCTTTCCTCCTCAAGCTCCACCACCAGCTGCCCAGATGGCCCCTAACATTCGCCCGGTGAACTCTGGGCCATGGCCACACGGCACTTCCAGGGAGGGCAGCCTGGACaccaaccagccctacgcctcgCAGGAGGACTGCTCGAACCACCAGAGCGTGTACAGTAACTTCCGACGGTGGCAGCGCCTCAAGCCACTGGCCCGGAGACACCTTCCCCAGAGTCCTGATGCGGAAGCTCTTTCCTGCTTTCTCATGTGA